DNA from Acidobacteriota bacterium:
GCGGTGAAGCCGCGCAGGGGCCCGCGCCAATCGAAGCCAGCGCGGGGCGCTGCTATGAGGATTTTGAAGTGGGCGCGATCTTGCGCCACCCATTGGGCCGTACGGTCAGCCAGACCGACAACACCTGGTTTACACTGCTGACGGCGAACACCAACCCTATCCATTTTGATACCTATTACGCAGCCCAGACTGAATTCAAGCGGCCGCTGGTGAATTCCTGTTTCACGCTGGCCCTGGTGGTGGGCCTTTCGGTCAACGACGTTTCGCGCAATGCGGTCAATTTGGGCTGGGATGAAGTGCGGCTGCCTGCACCGGTATTTGAAGGCGATACGATTTACGCCCGAACGGAAGTGTTGAGCAAGCGGGAGTCCAAATCACGGCCGCATCAGGGGCTGGTTGAAATCAAGACGATTGGCTACAAGCAGGATGGGACGGTTGTACTCACCTACCGGCGCACGATTCTGGTGTACAAGCGCGGTCACGCGCCCCGCATCCCGCAGCCGGTAATTGCAACATCGGCGAGCCGGTAAGCGAAGCTGCATCATCTTTTACAACATGAGACTGCGGTCTGCGTCCGAGTGGATGGCGGTGTCGGCGGGCGTGCTGGGCACACTGGTGCTCGTGGGCTACGCGATGCGGTCGACGGTGCTGGCGCAGTTGCAGCCCTGGCACAACGCGACCAT
Protein-coding regions in this window:
- a CDS encoding MaoC family dehydratase, coding for MPDNDKHDARSTGLGLGGPQPSASTSGTRGEAAQGPAPIEASAGRCYEDFEVGAILRHPLGRTVSQTDNTWFTLLTANTNPIHFDTYYAAQTEFKRPLVNSCFTLALVVGLSVNDVSRNAVNLGWDEVRLPAPVFEGDTIYARTEVLSKRESKSRPHQGLVEIKTIGYKQDGTVVLTYRRTILVYKRGHAPRIPQPVIATSASR